ctatttgtttctggCAGGATGAAGGGTTTGTCATCAAGCTCCTAATCAAGTTCTTCTCCCCCGGTATAGCAGCCTCAATCACGGGAAAATGCGTGCACGCATTGGATGTGTATAGGAAGAGCCAGCTTCTGGGAGAGCCCTATTGCAAAACAGGTCACTGCAGACCAGAGACTGTGAATCGTCATGAGGAAATCATCTGGTCAGCGACAGAGCTCAATGAAACCGGGATCAGATTCAAGGAAAGCAAAACCACTAGCCTCAAAGACATCTCATTCTCCAGGGGAGTCCTCAGGCTCCCATCCATCATTGTGGATGACACCACCGAATCCATGTTCTTGAATCTGATAGCGTTTGAGCGCTTCCATGTTGGGGCAGGCAACGAGGTCACATCCTATATATTTTTCATGGACAATATCATAGACAATGCCAGAGATGTTGCCCTCCTACACTCAAAAGGTATCATCCATAATGCCCTGGGAAGCGACAAGGCAGTTGCGGATCTTTTCAACTCGCTCTCTAAGGACATAACGCTTGATCCAGAAAGCAGCCTTGATGCGGTGCATAAGAATGTGTATCACTACTGCAAGAAGCCTTGGAACGTCTGGCGCGCCAATCTCATGCACACTTATTTCAGGAATCCATGGGCTATTATTTCCCTCGTTGCCGGTGTCTTCCTCTTCGTGCTCACTATAGTTCAGACCGGATACTCCATATATCcctactactttccaaatggtgaTTCTCCCACCTGTGCATGTTCTGTTAACAATTCTACTAGCCCTGCgcctcctcctccgcctccaCCAAACGCTGCATACTCCACCTCACCATCAagatttatattttctttcgtTCTTATGTCGGTTGTATGGATGCTTACGGGTTGAAGATGGTTTTGATCATTCCCAACGATCATCTGTGGGTTTTGGGAGGTTTCCTTCATATTTCTTCTCCATATTTGTTTGaaaaagacgctaggcgctagtcgggtggCAGGTTAAGATTTTTGGAACATTGGTTTGAATGATTTCTTCTTGTTTGCTCGATGTCCAAGAAACACCAGATTCATTTATTTTCTATCCATAAATAATTCATCAGTGAGGGAAAATGCATGTTGCAAGATGACGATTTCTCGAAATAGTATTATATAATGATTGATTTCATAAAAGTAGTGACACATGAATAATACCCGGATTCTAAATCTTTCCATACAAATTTCAGTCCTCACAAAGAAAATTTGGGCCTGCTTCATCATCTTCTGTACAGAAGCTCCTACTGTATACATGGAAAGAGTGGGGGAAAGACTCCGTGCCTGCCGGGGCCTCTACGAAAGACCAAACTCCGCATTATTTCATATCTCGAAATGCAACGAACCAAAATCAGTTGAACAATTTGGGTTCTACAGTCCAAGAAAAAAGTGACTCTACTTGCGCGGGAACTTCAGTCATATTACCCGAGAGCTGCTCTTTATCACTTCATTTTTCCGATTCCAATCAAGGTAAGCTGCAAGAGATAATATAGATTATCAGATTACAAAACCAGTAGATAACTGAATATCAATTCGAGAAAATGACATCTAacacaagaaagaaagaaaatggaatTACAATGTTGTTCTCAGGCTTCCCCCAATAGAATCCAAAGAGGACAACTGGCAATATATTGCAGGCTATGAGTACGAAAATCATCAGTGCATGCATTCCCATCCATTCCATCACAATAGCCGGGCGCCTGTAGCCACACACATCGACctgagggaagaagaagaagaagaaaccgtGCAGTGAGAAAACTAGGAAGGCCGAACCATAAAGTATTTATGCTAAGACGGTGTCAAGTTGAagagaaaattaaaagaaattgtGAAGAAAGTTTCTCTTAAATTCCTTGACTTGACTTGAAACCCTACCATCAAGTAAATTGCAGCGAAGAGAATTCCAGCAGCACCAGCTGTGATACACATATAACTGAATGTGTAAAGAGCCTTGTTAATATGCATGCCTGAGAAAAAAGAAGCATAAAAAGGATAGTTtagtgataaaaaaaattgcagctAATTCCATTCTTTATGTGTGTTTAACAAAATTGTACTGGAACTGCGTACCAATTAAGTCGAGGGTGAGGCCTAAGACTACAAGAGACGAGGATGAGATAGACCAGTGTAGGATTCTTTCCCGGTGATCCTGCATTTGGAGGGAGTAATGGTTACAGATATGAATCCTCTGAGGAAGAAAAGAAGTACCTGATATGAAGTTTTCTCACCTTAAAATGGACAATGATGTGCCCGTAGTGCAAACCAACCAAGCAGGTAACAATGGCCATCATTGAACTGCAACGACGAAGGGGAagcaaataaattttaaaacacGAAAAGATTAGAAACAAATAACCAAAATACACGTCTACCTAAATAGTGATGAAATGGGATctgcaaaaaagtaaaaaacacaCCTCAGAAGTCCTTCAGGATCAAAAGGGGCTTGGCACCAAGAAGGAGCATCGGCAGGCAACGGGCCATAATCAGGGGAGTTAACACTGCATTGCTGTAAAATAGCAAATAAAAGTTTAACCATTACTAATGACAGTGAGGAACACTACAATTAAATGAAATTAAGTAAAGGAAATAGATTCTTACCTCCGTTCGCGCGTAGACTGGTCTTTTATATAAATGCTCAATCCCCAATATCGTACGATCAATCATCCCAACTGCATTGCAAGCCGATCCCGTGTCACCCCGTACTCCACATTTTACCTACAAAAAAGAGATGAGTATAAAAGCGGGATATATCTTTATAAAGCAAAACATACGCCGAATTCTCAAACATTTTAGGAAAGAACTAAGAAACAAATGATGGAAACTTACTGAAAATGTTTTCGGTGCAGAGGAGGAATCGACAGGAATCTGGTACTCCCAATCAGGAACATATAATCCGTATAACGATGACAGGTATATCGTGGTGATTATCAATGCCACAGCCCTGAGAAACAGGGCAtacatttttttaaatggaGCAATATACACATTAGTATTAGAGTGgtgcagaaaaacaaaaaaatagggCTACTAATGCAGATAAATATTACTTACAATTGAGATCGATATTTCCTGAGCAGCGATCTTCCTGAGTTGACATTACCATCACGCTTTAGCCAAATCTCGCACAACGCTGCTACAATATATCCAATCGCAATTCTCTGTGAATAAAAGAATTAGTTAACTTTTCTCTCAAGTTTCTAAATTAAGAAATAACCCTACTGAAATACAGCATACCTGTAGAATGCCCATCCATCTGATCTTTGTGATATCAACCCCGAAAGTAAGATCCTTGACGCGATGGAAAAATCCGCCTGGACAAAAGATATGTCGGACATTGCTCAGTATACAAAATCTTATAGTTTGCAAATCAAACTTTGCAGTAAAAGTCTTTTGTAGAAGACATAAAATTACTAGTTCACTATTGCCATATGAACATATCAATCAAATGCTAATAGCCTGACGATAGAGAAAAGTTTCGGTTTGACTGTCTAATATATTAGTGTACCTTGAAGAAAAAGGCCTAATGCTAGAAGCTTCAGCGTCCGTAAAACTGCTTTTTTCGTAGCATCAGCTCTGCATGACGGTTTCTGTACGCAGAAACATTTATCTGTTAGCTAGCTTCTTCCTAAAACTGTGACGGAGATCACGTAATCATGAAGAAAAAATGAATTGATGGAGCAAGAAATGTAAAGTGTACCTTGTAGGCAAGTGCAAGGGAAAGACCAACAATAAACAGGAAGAATGGCATGACTAAATCTGCAAGGGTTAAACCATTCCAAGGTGAATGGTTAATTGCAGGCAGGATTCCACCCATGTCGTCCACTATTATCATCAGCTGCATCAAACAATGGCAAGCAATTATGGAAACGAACATAACAGGATTCACAACTACAGGTGACCATGGGTCGTGTTCGATTTATCTATTTATGTTGGTATCATGTGCATGTGAAACAACGAGTTAATCGACATGTCAAATGATGTAACAAATAGAACAATACAAGCACTCGTATAAATGTTTTTATATTCGTACGAGTTAGTATAGTACAAGTTATGTAAGATGTATTTGAAATTGTAATTAGATTTTcgttttttataaaatattgaaagaagaagagaaactgCTTTTGCACTGGTTTCCAAGTGGCAGGAGTTAAATGGCATTCAGAGCTTTTTGACATAACTCAAAGCAAGTAATGCCAGCAACACGTAAAATATTTGATAAACTCCAAGCAAATTTATGGATGGACCAACCAGCTGGAGTTGCAGTGACTGCGGGCGAAGCCGACATACTTCGGAAGTATGACCCATCTCTACATGTCAGACGCGATAGATTTGGTACATCAACCCGTCacatgagattaaagaaaaagtaaaatagTCCAAATAGGAGAGATAGAAACTTGTCTACAATATCGTATGTATAACACGAGAGTGTTTTTGATAAGATTACTGCATTTGGACCATaaaacaaatgaataataaCCGATACGTAATCCAAACATACATActaaaatcaaataaataagaaCTACCACGTGATCCAATTGCTCATACTAAAATTTTATGACTGCATTTGGATCACAGAACAAATGAATAAGAACCGACACGTAATCCGAACGCACATactaaaatcaaataaaaaagaaccgACACGTGATCCGATTGCTTATACTAAAATTTTATAACTGCATTTGGACCACAGAACAAATGAATAAGAACCGACACGTAATCCGAAAGCACGTActaaaatcaaataaataagcACCCACACATAATTCGAATGCTCATACTAAAATTTTATGACTACATATAAAATGAAATATATTCCGGTTACATATAAGAATCTATCAGTGGAGGTAAATTTTAGGCGCTTGGTGGTGGAGCTCCAAGTCACTCGATACAAAAAGCAAAAGCCTGAGAAACGGGCATTGAGATTGAGGAGGTCGGTGTCTTTTGATTAAAGCCTTGCaaaaggagagaagaaaggagggTGCCGTGTCCGTTGCATTTGATGTCACATGTGAATCGAGATCGGATTTGCACACGAATATTTACGAACGGATTGATCACAATAATAACAAGATGATtaaatcttcttttttttcctttcattaAATTACGTAATTAGTCGGTGGATTTGTATTATAATTTAGATTTCTTCGCTGAATTAAAAATAtggtaattttcatttttgaatttgacaaaatctgaaaatttggtttttcCATTAGGTTAATTACGTGGCATCaagatttaaaacaaaaatgaaatttattaGAAATCTagtatttgaaaataataattcCAAGATTTTTAAATAATCAATATGTTTTACTTTTAAATAGATCGGTGGTGTGGATGCGAGAGGCTGGAGGTACGGGGTGGCGCGGATGGTTGGAGGTAGGGGTTTGGGGTGGATGGCCGGAGGTAAGGGGGtaagtaattaattttttagcaaaaacataaaagaaaatatataattaatttttgagCAAAAACATAAAAGAACAGAAATTATAAAGAGACTATTTTAAATGAGATTTTTCATGAAATCTCTGAAAACTCACAATCTAATCTCAATTTCcatgttaatattataaaatattatataaaaaatatgaagtgaTAGAGAGTTCATTAAGGGTGCCGAGAAAATTTCCTTAGCATTTATCAAAAGAAGATATCGATTTTAGAACGACATTGTTGAAAGGAAAGAACACAAAGACATGAAATCGATTTTTGACCAAAACCATAAGAGAAGCTTATGCAATTAATCATGATACCCACAAAAGAGGGATACCATTTTATTTCGTTGATTtggatttttattattttccatttcttcaaacAAAATTGAACGGAAAAAGTCAACAAAGAAGAGATTTTTTGCCACAatcttaaatttcaaaattttcatagcAGATCACATTCATCCAACTCATTTAAGACTTAAAAACAAGCAAAATACTGAACTAGAAACCAGTTCCGTTCTTCTAAATTTTATAATGTAAAATAACTCGCTAGTGTTTCATAACGAAAAATACGTAAGAACAAtaacattaattttatttcttaaGGAGCTAGTTTGGGGTCTATTTTAAGTGACATGAGCTGTTTAGCAACAGTTCATTAGTCACCAATCATCCATTTTGTTGACAgttacaaacaaacaaacaaacagagcAAAGCTTAAACTCATGCGAAACACTTTCGACATTgtttactttaataaaaaagaaaatttttactttaaaaaatcattttttgtactattcacttacaacgcatttttgttattttgattaaatctcaaagttttcaaactattttcatttgtttttcatagaaaaaatgcaaaaaaaaccaaaatggaAAAAACCATCGAAACGGTGCCGTATCACCAAACGAATGAAAATTCATTTCGTTTCTGTTTACGGCGTCGAAAAGCATCGTATCGTTGCGCCTTTAAGCAAAAGGCAAAAACTAAAATCTACCAAATGCCTTCAAATATTAaccattaaaatttattttcatcaattaaaattaatttttatcttttttcatTACCAAAAatagaaggcaaaaatagaagagagATGAAGGACTATGAAAATCCAGGGAAAGCAGACGTTACCGCAACCGTGAGTCCACGAAAGACGTCAAGGGAAACAAGGCGTTGCTGCTGTTGCCGCGACTTCGAAGGCAATGACGCCACCGCTGCTTCTCCGTTACTAATATTCTTACAAGCAGCGCCCCCGACGCCGGTGGGAGACTTTGATATCGGCCGGACGGCCATCTCAACATCGGCGTCCATATGACCATCACCGCCATCACCGCCAGCACcaacaccatcaccaccaccgaTATTAATGTTCTTCCCCATGATACGATCCGCCATACCACGTTTTTCATCGTCCGAGTACACTTTAATAGGCTCGTACATCGCCATATCTCCCTACCCTATTATGGACTCTGCATGTAAATGGACATGATATGCAAATCAGATAACAAATACGAGAATGTTAGTAGTAATATCGCTCGTAAtcagaagaaaaaaggaaacaaatataTGGAAATATGAATCTTCAATATTGGCCACACAAACCTGATTTTGGAGGGCAAGAGagatcaaataaaataaaataaacctctgactttttttgttttggtttgggagGGGGAGCGGAGCCGCAAGGAGAAGAGGCAGTACCTTGCAGGACTGCGTTGGAAATGCTCCCCAAGTTTTCTggtttctttttctccttttatgCTCCTCTAATTTTCTCTCTCCCctggctatatatatataaaacccaaaaggaaaaggggtttttgtatatttttgagTTTGTTTCACCAAATTATCTTGAACTAAATTAACTTCAGAGATTAAGATGGACTAATTTAAACTAGACTAAACTAGACTAACTTAACATTTGGTGCAATGTCGGATTAAAAATAAGAATAATAACAAACtacaatattatattttttaaatcatatctaataatattatattaattaattctatctTTTTATTCTAAtaaactctccctctctctagaAGCCTCCATCTTTTTCTCCCTCTTTATCCCCCTCGTTCTCTCCGTCCCACACCTTCCTTCCCTTCCCTTTTTTTCTCCAATTAAttgccaaattttttttcttctacaaaacaaAGAATCGAGCTTGGTTTTTCAGGTTTTTGTTCGGTTCAAGATTCCAACTGGAAAGAGCTTTCCAAGTTCGTGGATTTAATCAGCGCGGTAAGTCTGTGGAGCTGCGGAACCGGCCTGCAGCGATGCCTCGCGAGCTGACCGACGACTAGTTGGGGTTTGTGGAGTCGGGGAAGTGAGAGACAACGATGGCTTGGATTTCTTGGATTCGTTTCCGTCAAACCCAATATTGTAGACTTGGAGATCTTCTAAGATGAAGAAGagggaagaggagagagagagtcagagAAAGGGAAGGCACGTTGTCGCTCAAGCCTGAGGTGAAGCGAAGAACAAAAACGGGACTATGAATCTCATCGTTTTTTGTGGCTCTCGCTAAGCCCACCTAGCGAAGGATTTAGTCAGCACAAGTCCAGCTTAATCCCATTAAACACAATCTCAATTTACACCAAACATAGGATTACTGATTCTAATTAAGTATTCCAATCTAGTGAAACTTAAGTCGGCCAAACAAACGCGCCCTTAGTGATTGCAACATAGCAGATATTTGTTTTGCACCCTGTATTTTCCCGTAATTACCCTCTaaaatcccttaattatcatccccgcataataatttataaataagAATCTGCTTTGTATTAGGACTCGTGAATATGTATTGGTTTGGTATTAAGgtgattttataaaaagtgggtataaaaaaagctGAACtcaaaaaagtgtttggtaaatacttaaaaacaacttatcttcacatttttgggtgaaaaaaaaaaactgaaaacgtgaagcagtaACAataagcttattctcacagcacagcaaaaacaatttttttttcaaatcacagtaataccaaaccagccctataTCTAGTCTCCCACATCTCCAATCCCAGTAATAGTTAGAGTTGGTTTGGTAttactatgctttgaaaaaaaatgcttctattgtgctgtgagaataaactcaattttgctgcttcacgttttcaactttttttttatccaaaactgtaaaaataagctgtttttaagtgtttaccaaacacctttttgagctcagtttttttttataaccactttttataaaagcacctcaatACCAAACCACTTAGTACATTCGCGTATCGCATAACTAATCTCCTATATCTCTAATTCCAATAATAGTTAGTAAGTTCACTTAACATACACATTTTGATGATTCATTAAAATGCACATATTTCATAACTACAAAGTACTATACACATATTATAGACGTACATACTTTTACATTTAACACACGATTTTTTGACACGttttataataaatatatacaatTCACGTTTTCTATCAAGagtaaaagtaaataaatattaaaataaaaaatggccgaaataatatgatatttttttttatgacaaaGTTGTCGaacaatatttacatatttttcaTATACCATACTTGTTCCATATTTTACTAGAAAGTTATGTGTATCTTAGGAAAGCAGGACTGTCACAAAGAATAATAGAAAATCACCTCTAACTATGGCTTGTATCTTATCTAATGACATTTTTTGTGGTTtaattttggtcattttatGTTTGATCAAGAATCTATGGCCATAACTCTGCCCTTATTGCATAATAAAAATGATAACAACATGCGACAGATACATCTGAAAATTTTATGACATTTGAATCAAACCATTATGGCCAGCCTATTACGAGGCTCAATCACTTTCTCATCTTCTtattatagataatatcgtttgttcaaaatacATTTTGTTATAGCATATAAAATGATAACAATATGCGACAGATACATCTGAAAAAAATCTTCCTTCTCTGCCGGCTTTAGATTTTCTCAATCTATTTTGGCATTGCTTTCCCGAATCCCGACTCTCTTTGTATCTGATGAGCCGCAAACATAAAATGCCTGACTTCCCAAAAGCGTGACGTGAACAGCTGAAGCTGTTTCTCGCTGGGATGGGACTGCTTTTCAGCAGCTCAGATTTTTGCTTTTTGGCCTGGATTTTGAATAATGGAAGCAAACCATGGGTTGTAATTGTATtactaaaaaaatgtaaaactcATGCATTAGACTCTCTTtccaaatttatttcccttttttcGCATGTACGTACACGTTACATTCTTGTGTATATATTTAGTACAACTTTAATAACTATATAccgtaaaaaaattgaaaaactactattttaatttcaatattccttccaaaattaattgattttcCCCACCAAGTAGAAAATGTGGTTCACGCTAGAAAGAAGATCGTTCGAAGATTATTTGCAAGGTTATCGTTCAATAACTTCGAATATTTGACTTAACTAaaaagtaatctaatgaagacCTTAACTTCGAATATTGTCAAAAAATATACGACTTTTTAAAAGAAgacaaatataattaaaatgaCGAATAAGAACAAGATTTAGAATTTGAAACTCTCAAAACGTAAAAaggaaaaagcaaaagtaatAAAGAGGAATGGCTACACCTCCCGTGTTGTTCACCACTATCTTTATGcacttgatttgttttatggtcAATTCAGCATTCAATTTCAGTGACGAGTTGATAAGCTTCCATCCTGTGATGAGGTTGCGAGATAAACAGACacacagaaaaaagaaaaagaaaagaaagattgaAGATAAGGAACCAATGATGATTCTTTTCGGATAttggtcagaaattattttaaatatttttatttaaaattaaatatgaatagtatttgataaaaattaatCATATAATAAATGTTAAACGGACACGATTTAAAGATCTTAAGATCCTCATTGGTAAGGAACGGACATGGGCAAAGATAACGCAGACAAATAAGCAAAAGCACAAAGCAAACCCGCCCCGCCCCACTCC
The nucleotide sequence above comes from Malus sylvestris chromosome 16, drMalSylv7.2, whole genome shotgun sequence. Encoded proteins:
- the LOC126608968 gene encoding UPF0481 protein At3g47200-like translates to MAMADTKWIIQVNEELDKMQDLSIEKEHWSKGSIYRLPTCITDINKKAYKPQVVSFGPYHFNNLNPNEDHKRNNLNPMEEHKRRALVHFLKRCGKPVELFVNALAEVMQDLKDSYNPLEPEWRDDTDRFLQLMILDGCFMLEVLRVASHLLDDYAPNDPVFSNHGKLHTMPYIKRDMLMLENQLPILVLDKLVAVESDYAKDEGFVIKLLIKFFSPGIAASITGKCVHALDVYRKSQLLGEPYCKTGHCRPETVNRHEEIIWSATELNETGIRFKESKTTSLKDISFSRGVLRLPSIIVDDTTESMFLNLIAFERFHVGAGNEVTSYIFFMDNIIDNARDVALLHSKGIIHNALGSDKAVADLFNSLSKDITLDPESSLDAVHKNVYHYCKKPWNVWRANLMHTYFRNPWAIISLVAGVFLFVLTIVQTGYSIYPYYFPNGDSPTCACSVNNSTSPAPPPPPPPNAAYSTSPSRFIFSFVLMSVVWMLTG
- the LOC126608969 gene encoding uncharacterized protein LOC126608969; its protein translation is MAMYEPIKVYSDDEKRGMADRIMGKNINIGGGDGVGAGGDGGDGHMDADVEMAVRPISKSPTGVGGAACKNISNGEAAVASLPSKSRQQQQRLVSLDVFRGLTVALMIIVDDMGGILPAINHSPWNGLTLADLVMPFFLFIVGLSLALAYKKPSCRADATKKAVLRTLKLLALGLFLQGGFFHRVKDLTFGVDITKIRWMGILQRIAIGYIVAALCEIWLKRDGNVNSGRSLLRKYRSQLAVALIITTIYLSSLYGLYVPDWEYQIPVDSSSAPKTFSVKCGVRGDTGSACNAVGMIDRTILGIEHLYKRPVYARTEQCSVNSPDYGPLPADAPSWCQAPFDPEGLLSSMMAIVTCLVGLHYGHIIVHFKDHRERILHWSISSSSLVVLGLTLDLIGMHINKALYTFSYMCITAGAAGILFAAIYLMVDVCGYRRPAIVMEWMGMHALMIFVLIACNILPVVLFGFYWGKPENNILTLIGIGKMK